The Aphelocoma coerulescens isolate FSJ_1873_10779 chromosome 2, UR_Acoe_1.0, whole genome shotgun sequence genome contains a region encoding:
- the PSMG2 gene encoding proteasome assembly chaperone 2 has product MFIPCDRGGGSAAPDFKGFTLLMPAVSVGNVGQLAIDLVISTLDMTKVGYFYTDCLVPMVGNNPYATAEENSTELSINAEVYSLPSNKLVVLQIRSPFIKNKYRPFCETLLSWVKSSNCARVVLLSSSHAYQRDDEQLLGTPLRYLLTPDLEKAVGGRMQELNWKEMEKVAAYPGISDTDKVLHIPGGGITKLLFTESCSKGIQMAVLLKFCSEGDNIPDAFVLVNYLNEWLQLIKTESNNSTDPSSQWKIPSSWRLLFGSGLPPALF; this is encoded by the exons ATGTTCATTCCGTGCGACCGCGGCGGGGGCTCCGCCGCCCCCGACTTTAAAGGCTTCACTCTGCTCATG CCAGCAGTGTCCGTGGGAAATGTTGGTCAGCTGGCAATAGATCTGGTGATTTCCACACTTGACATGACTAAAGTTGGTTACTTCTACACCGATTGCCTGGTGCCAATGGTTGGAAATAACCCATATgcaacagcagaagaaaactcAACGGAGCTGAGTATAAACGCTGAAG TGTACTCCTTACCTTCAAATAAACTTGTAGTTCTGCAGATCAGATCACCTTTTATAAAG AACAAGTACAGGCCATTCTGTGAAACCCTGCTTTCCTGGGTGAAGAGCAGCAACTGTGCCAGGGTTGTCCTTCTGTCCAGCAGCCACGCGTACCAGCGCGATGATGAGCAGCTTCTGGG CACACCACTGCGCTACCTGCTCACACCTGATCTGGAGAAAGCAGTTGGAGGCCGCATGCAGGAGTTAAActggaaagaaatggaaaaagtaGCAGCTTACCCTGGAATAAGTGATACAGACAAAGTTCTGCATATACCTGGAGGAGGCATCACAAAACTGTTGTTCACTGAGAG CTGTTCAAAGGGAATCCAAATGGCAGTTCTTCTGAAATTTTGCTCAGAAGGAGACAACATCCCTGATGCATTTGTTCTTGTTAACTATCTTAATGAATGGCTCCAGCTAATTAAAACTGAA AGCAACAATTCCACAGATCCTTCTTCACAGTGGAAGATACCAAGTTCTTGGCGCTTGCTTTTTGGCAGTGGTCTCCCACCTGCCCTCTTCTGA
- the CEP76 gene encoding centrosomal protein of 76 kDa isoform X2 gives MSLPPEKASELKQIIHQQLLKMDVHGRIREVLAETIREELAPEHQQLSTEDLIKALRQRGIIDDVMKELKFVTDVNEKERTSAPKPSTHFVDREPPVLKKTNIDPTRRYLYLQVLGGKAFLEHLQEPEPLPGQICSTFTLCLHFRNQRYRSKPVPCACEPDFQDGFLLEIHKDSLGDGSKMVDATTMLSICDPVHIVLIKTDTFGETTLVASYFLEWRSVLAAENGITNVAVELLGVGTESKVSVGVLNIRLEMYPQLNKTLSSEITSTQFTLERQKTAEKERLFLVYAKQWWREYLQIRPTHNTRLVKIFAQGDCEDHANLLCSLLLGFGLEAFVCVGTKAKGVPHTWVMTCGSDGTITFWESLTGHRYIHRPINPDDPPLVEQPKPLYPYRTIGCIFNHQKFFGNCQPSDAVEVCVFDLHNESKWKPMSGEAIKSVCPPGATSSVPPFPPLCASTVDAAVTSNEIEVQLRVLVSEHRKDLGLSTVWDDQLSYLLSPALAAYELERTTGVSAGNEEFQDAVRRAVPDGHTFKGFPIHFVHRNARRAFATCLRSPFCEEIICCRGDQVRLAVRVRVFTYPESACAVWIMFACKYRSVL, from the exons ATGTCGCTGCCGCCGGAGAAAGCCTCGGAGCTGAAGCAGATCAtccaccagcagctgctcaaG ATGGATGTCCATGGGAGGATACGAGAAGTTCTTGCTGAGACTATACGAGAAGAGCTGGCGCCTGAGCATCAGCAGTTGTCCACGGAAGATCTGATAAAAGCCCTAAGACAGCGAGGAATCATTGATGATGTTATGAAGGAACTTAAATTTGTAACT GATGTGAACGAAAAGGAGAGGACTTCGGCTCCAAAACCATCAACACATTTTGTTGACAGAGAACCACCAGTTTTGAAAAAAA CTAACATTGACCCAACACGGAGGTATCTTTACCTTCAGGTTTTGGGTGGAAAAGCTTTTCTGGAACATCTTCAGGAACCAGAGCCTCTGCCTGGGCAAATCTGTTCTACCTTCACTCTGTGTTTACATTTTCGAAACCAGCGTTACCGTTCCAAACCTGTACCCTGTGCCTGTGAGCCAGATTTTCAGGATGGTTTTCTACTTGAAATACACAAGGACAGCCTAG GTGACGGAAGTAAGATGGTGGATGCAACCACTATGTTATCTATATGTGACCCAGTGCATATAGTTCTGATCAAAACAGACACATTTGGTGAGACCACACTGGTAGCATCCTATTTCTTGGAGTGGAGGTCTGTCTTGGCTGCAGAGAACGGCATAACAAATGTTGCTGTGGAACTCCTGGGTGTAG gTACCGAGTCTAAGGTTTCTGTTGGTGTTTTAAACATCAGACTGGAAATGTATCCACAGCTTAATAAGACACTTTCTTCAGAAATAACTAGTACTCAA TTCACTTTGGAACgtcagaaaacagcagaaaaagaacGTTTATTTCTTGTGTATGCCAAACAGTGGTGGAGAGAATATCTGCAGATCAGGCCTACCCACAACACAAGGCTGGTAAAGATCTTTGCACAG GGTGACTGTGAAGACCATGCTAACCTTCTGTGCAGCCTTCTTCTTGGGTTTGGATTGGAAGCTTTTGTGTGTGTTGGAACAAAAGCAAAAGGAGTCCCCCACACTTGGGTAATGACTTGTGGATCTGATGGAACAATTACTTTTTGGGAGAGCTTGACAGGACATAG GTACATCCACAGACCTATCAACCCTGATGACCCTCCCCTAGTTGAACAACCCAAGCCACTGTATCCATATCGCACGATAGGTTGTATCTTCAACCATCAAAAGTTCTTTGGAAATTGTCAGCCCTCTGATGCCGtggaggtgtgtgtgtttgaccTGCATAATGAATCTAAATGGAAACCCATGAGTGGAGAAGCAATAAAATCTGTATGTCCTCCTGGAGCAACGTCTTCagttcccccttttcctcctctgtgtgCTTCTACAGTAGATGCTGCTGTAACAAGCAATGAGATAGAAGTGCAGCTGAGGGTACTGGTctctgaacacagaaag GATCTTGGCCTTTCTACTGTTTGGGATGATCAGCTCTCCTACCTGTTGTCACCAGCATTAGCAGCCTATGAGCTTGAACGCACAACAGGTGTCTCTGCAGGAAATGAAGAGTTTCAGGATGCCGTAAGGAGAGCGGTACCTGATGGTCACACCTTCAAAGGGTTTCCCATCCATTTTGTGCACAGAAATGCCAGGAGAGCATTTGCCACATGTCTTCG GTCTcctttttgtgaagaaataaTCTGTTGTAGGGGAGACCAAGTGCGACTTGCAGTTCGTGTACGAGTGTTTACATATCCTGAATCTGCGTGTGCTGTTTGGATCATGTTTGCTTGTAAATACCGCTCTgtcctttga
- the CEP76 gene encoding centrosomal protein of 76 kDa isoform X3, with translation MSLPPEKASELKQIIHQQLLKMDVHGRIREVLAETIREELAPEHQQLSTEDLIKALRQRGIIDDVMKELKFVTDVNEKERTSAPKPSTHFVDREPPVLKKTNIDPTRRYLYLQVLGGKAFLEHLQEPEPLPGQICSTFTLCLHFRNQRYRSKPVPCACEPDFQDGFLLEIHKDSLGDGSKMVDATTMLSICDPVHIVLIKTDTFGETTLVASYFLEWRSVLAAENGITNVAVELLGVGTESKVSVGVLNIRLEMYPQLNKTLSSEITSTQFTLERQKTAEKERLFLVYAKQWWREYLQIRPTHNTRLVKIFAQDENGVNRPVCSYVRPLRAGRLLDTPRQAARFVSVLGHERAPVIGGGSGKQEQWCTLLAFLCRNKGDCEDHANLLCSLLLGFGLEAFVCVGTKAKGVPHTWVMTCGSDGTITFWESLTGHRYIHRPINPDDPPLVEQPKPLYPYRTIGCIFNHQKFFGNCQPSDAVEVCVFDLHNESKWKPMSGEAIKSVCPPGATSSVPPFPPLCASTVDAAVTSNEIEVQLRVLVSEHRKDLGLSTVWDDQLSYLLSPALAAYELERTTGVSAGNEEFQDAVRRAVPDGHTFKGFPIHFVHRNARRAFATCLRSPFCEEIICCRGDQVRLAVRVRVFTYPESACAVWIMFACKYRSVL, from the exons ATGTCGCTGCCGCCGGAGAAAGCCTCGGAGCTGAAGCAGATCAtccaccagcagctgctcaaG ATGGATGTCCATGGGAGGATACGAGAAGTTCTTGCTGAGACTATACGAGAAGAGCTGGCGCCTGAGCATCAGCAGTTGTCCACGGAAGATCTGATAAAAGCCCTAAGACAGCGAGGAATCATTGATGATGTTATGAAGGAACTTAAATTTGTAACT GATGTGAACGAAAAGGAGAGGACTTCGGCTCCAAAACCATCAACACATTTTGTTGACAGAGAACCACCAGTTTTGAAAAAAA CTAACATTGACCCAACACGGAGGTATCTTTACCTTCAGGTTTTGGGTGGAAAAGCTTTTCTGGAACATCTTCAGGAACCAGAGCCTCTGCCTGGGCAAATCTGTTCTACCTTCACTCTGTGTTTACATTTTCGAAACCAGCGTTACCGTTCCAAACCTGTACCCTGTGCCTGTGAGCCAGATTTTCAGGATGGTTTTCTACTTGAAATACACAAGGACAGCCTAG GTGACGGAAGTAAGATGGTGGATGCAACCACTATGTTATCTATATGTGACCCAGTGCATATAGTTCTGATCAAAACAGACACATTTGGTGAGACCACACTGGTAGCATCCTATTTCTTGGAGTGGAGGTCTGTCTTGGCTGCAGAGAACGGCATAACAAATGTTGCTGTGGAACTCCTGGGTGTAG gTACCGAGTCTAAGGTTTCTGTTGGTGTTTTAAACATCAGACTGGAAATGTATCCACAGCTTAATAAGACACTTTCTTCAGAAATAACTAGTACTCAA TTCACTTTGGAACgtcagaaaacagcagaaaaagaacGTTTATTTCTTGTGTATGCCAAACAGTGGTGGAGAGAATATCTGCAGATCAGGCCTACCCACAACACAAGGCTGGTAAAGATCTTTGCACAG GATGAAAACGGGGTGAACCGCCCGGTGTGTTCCTACGTGAGACCTCTGCGGGCGGGGCGGCTGCTGGACACGCCCCGGCAGGCAGCGCGCTTCGTCAGCGTCCTGGGCCACGAGAGAGCCCCGGTCATCGGCGGGGGCAGCGGCAAACAGGAGCAGTGGTGCACCCTCCTCGCCTTCTTATGCAGGAACAAG GGTGACTGTGAAGACCATGCTAACCTTCTGTGCAGCCTTCTTCTTGGGTTTGGATTGGAAGCTTTTGTGTGTGTTGGAACAAAAGCAAAAGGAGTCCCCCACACTTGGGTAATGACTTGTGGATCTGATGGAACAATTACTTTTTGGGAGAGCTTGACAGGACATAG GTACATCCACAGACCTATCAACCCTGATGACCCTCCCCTAGTTGAACAACCCAAGCCACTGTATCCATATCGCACGATAGGTTGTATCTTCAACCATCAAAAGTTCTTTGGAAATTGTCAGCCCTCTGATGCCGtggaggtgtgtgtgtttgaccTGCATAATGAATCTAAATGGAAACCCATGAGTGGAGAAGCAATAAAATCTGTATGTCCTCCTGGAGCAACGTCTTCagttcccccttttcctcctctgtgtgCTTCTACAGTAGATGCTGCTGTAACAAGCAATGAGATAGAAGTGCAGCTGAGGGTACTGGTctctgaacacagaaag GATCTTGGCCTTTCTACTGTTTGGGATGATCAGCTCTCCTACCTGTTGTCACCAGCATTAGCAGCCTATGAGCTTGAACGCACAACAGGTGTCTCTGCAGGAAATGAAGAGTTTCAGGATGCCGTAAGGAGAGCGGTACCTGATGGTCACACCTTCAAAGGGTTTCCCATCCATTTTGTGCACAGAAATGCCAGGAGAGCATTTGCCACATGTCTTCG GTCTcctttttgtgaagaaataaTCTGTTGTAGGGGAGACCAAGTGCGACTTGCAGTTCGTGTACGAGTGTTTACATATCCTGAATCTGCGTGTGCTGTTTGGATCATGTTTGCTTGTAAATACCGCTCTgtcctttga
- the CEP76 gene encoding centrosomal protein of 76 kDa isoform X1, producing MDVHGRIREVLAETIREELAPEHQQLSTEDLIKALRQRGIIDDVMKELKFVTDVNEKERTSAPKPSTHFVDREPPVLKKTNIDPTRRYLYLQVLGGKAFLEHLQEPEPLPGQICSTFTLCLHFRNQRYRSKPVPCACEPDFQDGFLLEIHKDSLGDGSKMVDATTMLSICDPVHIVLIKTDTFGETTLVASYFLEWRSVLAAENGITNVAVELLGVGTESKVSVGVLNIRLEMYPQLNKTLSSEITSTQFTLERQKTAEKERLFLVYAKQWWREYLQIRPTHNTRLVKIFAQDENGVNRPVCSYVRPLRAGRLLDTPRQAARFVSVLGHERAPVIGGGSGKQEQWCTLLAFLCRNKGDCEDHANLLCSLLLGFGLEAFVCVGTKAKGVPHTWVMTCGSDGTITFWESLTGHRYIHRPINPDDPPLVEQPKPLYPYRTIGCIFNHQKFFGNCQPSDAVEVCVFDLHNESKWKPMSGEAIKSVCPPGATSSVPPFPPLCASTVDAAVTSNEIEVQLRVLVSEHRKDLGLSTVWDDQLSYLLSPALAAYELERTTGVSAGNEEFQDAVRRAVPDGHTFKGFPIHFVHRNARRAFATCLRSPFCEEIICCRGDQVRLAVRVRVFTYPESACAVWIMFACKYRSVL from the exons ATGGATGTCCATGGGAGGATACGAGAAGTTCTTGCTGAGACTATACGAGAAGAGCTGGCGCCTGAGCATCAGCAGTTGTCCACGGAAGATCTGATAAAAGCCCTAAGACAGCGAGGAATCATTGATGATGTTATGAAGGAACTTAAATTTGTAACT GATGTGAACGAAAAGGAGAGGACTTCGGCTCCAAAACCATCAACACATTTTGTTGACAGAGAACCACCAGTTTTGAAAAAAA CTAACATTGACCCAACACGGAGGTATCTTTACCTTCAGGTTTTGGGTGGAAAAGCTTTTCTGGAACATCTTCAGGAACCAGAGCCTCTGCCTGGGCAAATCTGTTCTACCTTCACTCTGTGTTTACATTTTCGAAACCAGCGTTACCGTTCCAAACCTGTACCCTGTGCCTGTGAGCCAGATTTTCAGGATGGTTTTCTACTTGAAATACACAAGGACAGCCTAG GTGACGGAAGTAAGATGGTGGATGCAACCACTATGTTATCTATATGTGACCCAGTGCATATAGTTCTGATCAAAACAGACACATTTGGTGAGACCACACTGGTAGCATCCTATTTCTTGGAGTGGAGGTCTGTCTTGGCTGCAGAGAACGGCATAACAAATGTTGCTGTGGAACTCCTGGGTGTAG gTACCGAGTCTAAGGTTTCTGTTGGTGTTTTAAACATCAGACTGGAAATGTATCCACAGCTTAATAAGACACTTTCTTCAGAAATAACTAGTACTCAA TTCACTTTGGAACgtcagaaaacagcagaaaaagaacGTTTATTTCTTGTGTATGCCAAACAGTGGTGGAGAGAATATCTGCAGATCAGGCCTACCCACAACACAAGGCTGGTAAAGATCTTTGCACAG GATGAAAACGGGGTGAACCGCCCGGTGTGTTCCTACGTGAGACCTCTGCGGGCGGGGCGGCTGCTGGACACGCCCCGGCAGGCAGCGCGCTTCGTCAGCGTCCTGGGCCACGAGAGAGCCCCGGTCATCGGCGGGGGCAGCGGCAAACAGGAGCAGTGGTGCACCCTCCTCGCCTTCTTATGCAGGAACAAG GGTGACTGTGAAGACCATGCTAACCTTCTGTGCAGCCTTCTTCTTGGGTTTGGATTGGAAGCTTTTGTGTGTGTTGGAACAAAAGCAAAAGGAGTCCCCCACACTTGGGTAATGACTTGTGGATCTGATGGAACAATTACTTTTTGGGAGAGCTTGACAGGACATAG GTACATCCACAGACCTATCAACCCTGATGACCCTCCCCTAGTTGAACAACCCAAGCCACTGTATCCATATCGCACGATAGGTTGTATCTTCAACCATCAAAAGTTCTTTGGAAATTGTCAGCCCTCTGATGCCGtggaggtgtgtgtgtttgaccTGCATAATGAATCTAAATGGAAACCCATGAGTGGAGAAGCAATAAAATCTGTATGTCCTCCTGGAGCAACGTCTTCagttcccccttttcctcctctgtgtgCTTCTACAGTAGATGCTGCTGTAACAAGCAATGAGATAGAAGTGCAGCTGAGGGTACTGGTctctgaacacagaaag GATCTTGGCCTTTCTACTGTTTGGGATGATCAGCTCTCCTACCTGTTGTCACCAGCATTAGCAGCCTATGAGCTTGAACGCACAACAGGTGTCTCTGCAGGAAATGAAGAGTTTCAGGATGCCGTAAGGAGAGCGGTACCTGATGGTCACACCTTCAAAGGGTTTCCCATCCATTTTGTGCACAGAAATGCCAGGAGAGCATTTGCCACATGTCTTCG GTCTcctttttgtgaagaaataaTCTGTTGTAGGGGAGACCAAGTGCGACTTGCAGTTCGTGTACGAGTGTTTACATATCCTGAATCTGCGTGTGCTGTTTGGATCATGTTTGCTTGTAAATACCGCTCTgtcctttga